Below is a window of Aerococcus viridans DNA.
TATCTTTCACGTATCCTTCAGCTACTTCAGAGATGTGGACTAAACCATTTTTGCCTTCTCCTAAATCAACAAACGCACCAAATTTTGTAATCCCTGTAACTTTTCCGGTAACTTTATTTCCTACTTCAATTGCCATGTATCCCAAATATCCTCCTTGAAATTCTTGCATCCGGTAAAAGGATTTTTATCCGGACGAGTAAAGCTATTTCTAGTTTACCTTGTTAGCGCAATTTATTCATCATTATTTTCTTGATTTTGTAAGTAAGCCTTATTTAAGATTTCAGCTTGTTTAGAAGCATTATCTTCAGGCACACTGAAGATGATTTCCCCATCTTTACTTAAGTAGTAACGTGACCGCGCTAATTTTGCCACGTATTCATCATCTTTTAGTAAGGTTGCTTGTTGACTTAAGGTGTCAATCGCCTTTTGTTCACCGGCAATTTCATCCTCAGTTAAAGCGATTTGTTCTTCAACGCCTTGTTGGTCCTTGTGCGCTGCATAAGCAGTCGACACACAACCCAAAGTCACAACAGCGAAGATACCAACGACAAGCCATGTAATCCAATCAGCTGTGGTCCTTGGTTTTCGTGACCACTTCTTGGTTTTTGCTTTACGGTGTTTTGCTAATGATGTCACTTTTTTGCTTTCACGGTCGGGACGATCTTCTGGCCGCATAGCAAAAACCCCTTTCTGTGGTTGTTTTGAATCCGTCAATCATATACTTAAATAGTATAACAATAATTCAAAGCTAGCGCCATCATAAATCAAGACTAAATACTACCTTTTTCCTGATCCTCGTGGTAACTTTCGCCAACTATGGTAAACATATTTTCCGCTTCATCTTTTCGTGTTGCTTCTTTCAAGTTTTCAACGCGAACAGTCATGTCCTTATTCCCAAATGTAATTACCAGTTCGTCACCGATTTTAACATCTGTACCTGACTTAGCTGGACGACCATTAATGGTAATCCGACCCTTGTCCGCAACTTCT
It encodes the following:
- a CDS encoding FtsB family cell division protein codes for the protein MRPEDRPDRESKKVTSLAKHRKAKTKKWSRKPRTTADWITWLVVGIFAVVTLGCVSTAYAAHKDQQGVEEQIALTEDEIAGEQKAIDTLSQQATLLKDDEYVAKLARSRYYLSKDGEIIFSVPEDNASKQAEILNKAYLQNQENNDE
- a CDS encoding RNA-binding S4 domain-containing protein yields the protein MRLDKFLKVSRIIKRRSVAKEVADKGRITINGRPAKSGTDVKIGDELVITFGNKDMTVRVENLKEATRKDEAENMFTIVGESYHEDQEKGSI